Genomic DNA from Flavobacteriales bacterium:
TGTTTTTATAGATTTTATATTGTTCTTTACTCAAGATTTAACCACTTATTTAACAAATATCAAACATAATATTACATTAAAGATCATTATTGCAATTTGTTTTGCATTTCAAATATGGGGTGCTGAAGTATTTGCTCAAAGTGATGATGTTTTCACAATCTATCTGGTTCGGCATTCTGAAAAAGACCACTTTTCTAATAACGTATCTGATTTACCACTTTCTAAATGCGGTGAACAAAGAGCTATTGCTCTTAGTAGCTTCCTGAATGACATACATTTAGATGCCATATACAGTACAGACTATACTAGAACTAAAAATACAGCTCTGCCCACAGCTGATAAAAAAGGTATTGAAATCACTTTGTATAACGAACAAGACATTGAGTCATTCTCAAATCTTTTGCTAGAGAATAAACAAAACGCTTTGGTAGTGGGACATAGTAATACAACTGGAGTTTTAACAGGTCTGCTCGTTAATCAAGAAATAGGCGATATTGATTTGGATGTATACGACCATATTTATCAAGTTTTAATTGTTGGCAAATCTCATAGGCACAATTTATTTAAGTCGTCTTTTGAGTGTCTCGAATAAAAAAAATAAAATTTAATTTGACCATTATGACAAGAAAATTAATTGTTTTACAGTTTAGCTTACTTTTTTTATATAATTTTTCATTGGCTCAAGAAATTGTTCCAATTATTAATTACTCTGTCAATAACAGCGGACAAGCACTTCTTTCAATTGAAGCTGAGGAAGGAAAATATTATGTCCTTAGTTCTCAACATAGCCCTACCTTTGAGTGGGCTACTGCGGTTAATATGGGGGTAGACGGAACGATGATAATTTCAGACCCTGGTGGGGCATATCCTATTGAAAATTATACAATTACAGAATATGATATTTCTAGTCCTGGTGATTTAGACGGAGACCAAATTGATGATGTGACAGAGTATAACAATATGCCTACCGATGCACCAATAAATTTTGCGCAAGCTATTGATTTTGAAGATGGTGCAACTTCCATTCCTGATGCCGAAACCTTTATGGGGCTAGCAACGGTTAATGATGTGGGTTGGGCGCCTTTTCTGGATGGACAGCTGTATGTGAAATTTGGAATTTTAGATAGAGACTCGCCTGAACCAAAGGTATATTTCATCAATAGTAACACCTATACTATTCATGGGGCATTTTTTGCTGGTATTGGTGCTACAGTAACTGGAGATGACGGTTCAGGGGAGATTGTATTTAATCCAAACACTATACTTCCAGGTGGTGTAATTGGCAGTTACTCTTTTAATTTCTCATTTGGAAATACCTATGATTTTGAGGCTTCACAAAGGACATACGAATTGCTAGTTGCTAATATGCCATTCCTTCAAAATAATTTGAATCACTTTGTAAGCGAAGCCAATGAAAACCAATATTTGACTCAATATGCTGATGATTTTGAAG
This window encodes:
- a CDS encoding phosphoglycerate mutase family protein, whose product is MFFTQDLTTYLTNIKHNITLKIIIAICFAFQIWGAEVFAQSDDVFTIYLVRHSEKDHFSNNVSDLPLSKCGEQRAIALSSFLNDIHLDAIYSTDYTRTKNTALPTADKKGIEITLYNEQDIESFSNLLLENKQNALVVGHSNTTGVLTGLLVNQEIGDIDLDVYDHIYQVLIVGKSHRHNLFKSSFECLE